A genomic segment from Pseudosulfitobacter sp. DSM 107133 encodes:
- a CDS encoding GNAT family N-acetyltransferase, translated as MNAVEICAARPLDAGTVGAILTANVDATPWLPRVHSRAQELMFAADMIDAGWVTTARTDEGVVGFLALQGDEIQSLYVAPQAQNRATGTALLNHAKRQRNRLGLWSFAANTAANRFYERAGFRPVQHTDGAGNDVGLPDIRYEWHADREAA; from the coding sequence ATGAACGCCGTTGAAATTTGTGCGGCCCGCCCGCTGGATGCTGGCACGGTGGGGGCGATCTTGACTGCGAATGTCGATGCAACGCCGTGGCTGCCACGGGTGCATTCGCGCGCCCAAGAGCTGATGTTTGCCGCTGATATGATAGACGCGGGTTGGGTGACGACAGCACGCACCGATGAAGGCGTCGTGGGGTTCCTGGCCTTGCAAGGCGATGAAATCCAAAGCCTCTATGTCGCGCCCCAAGCGCAGAACCGCGCCACGGGCACGGCTTTGTTGAACCACGCCAAACGCCAGCGCAATCGGCTGGGGCTGTGGTCCTTTGCGGCGAATACCGCGGCCAACCGGTTTTACGAACGCGCGGGCTTTCGCCCCGTGCAGCATACCGACGGGGCGGGCAATGACGTGGGCCTGCCCGACATCCGCTATGAATGGCACGCAGATAGGGAGGCCGCGTAA
- a CDS encoding TIGR01620 family protein encodes MAKGPVLIDLTETPSVADAPPVPDTLAEPLPQGRAMQTAARLAARRPSLLGRLFWWVTTTLIGAVVSIAAWDFASGLIDRAPILGWIVTGLFALFVAILLLMAIRELAALARLTRIDDLRHQAASAIEAADLPAARKVTDRLVALYNSREDTRWGRERLAELRGDQMDAAALLTLADAELLAPLDAAASREVEAAARQVAAVTALVPLALADVATALTANLRMIRRVADVYGGRSGFLGSWRLTRAVLSHLVATGAVAVGDDMLEPILGGSLLGKLSRRFGEGLVNGALTARVGVAAMEVCRPLPFPAGKRPTSRGIVQRSLTGLFGTKGS; translated from the coding sequence ATGGCCAAAGGTCCGGTTCTGATTGATCTTACCGAAACGCCATCGGTCGCCGATGCACCGCCGGTGCCCGACACGCTGGCCGAGCCGCTGCCGCAGGGGCGCGCGATGCAGACAGCGGCGCGGCTGGCGGCGCGGCGTCCGTCGCTGTTGGGACGGCTGTTCTGGTGGGTGACAACGACGCTGATCGGGGCCGTGGTGTCGATTGCGGCGTGGGACTTTGCCAGCGGCTTGATCGACCGCGCCCCGATCCTTGGCTGGATCGTGACCGGGCTGTTCGCCCTGTTCGTCGCAATCCTGCTGTTGATGGCGATCCGTGAACTGGCGGCTTTGGCGCGGCTGACCCGCATTGACGATCTGCGCCATCAGGCCGCCAGCGCAATCGAAGCCGCAGACCTGCCTGCCGCGCGCAAGGTGACCGACCGTCTGGTCGCGCTGTACAACAGCCGCGAAGATACCCGCTGGGGCCGCGAACGCCTGGCCGAGCTGCGCGGCGACCAGATGGACGCGGCGGCCTTGCTGACGCTGGCCGATGCCGAACTGCTGGCGCCGCTGGATGCCGCGGCGTCCCGCGAGGTTGAGGCAGCGGCGCGCCAGGTGGCGGCGGTGACGGCGCTGGTGCCGCTGGCGCTGGCCGATGTGGCCACGGCGCTGACCGCCAACCTGCGGATGATCCGCCGCGTGGCCGATGTCTATGGCGGGCGCTCCGGCTTCCTTGGCAGCTGGCGGCTGACCCGTGCGGTGCTGTCGCATCTGGTGGCCACGGGGGCGGTGGCCGTGGGCGATGATATGCTGGAACCGATCCTTGGCGGCTCGCTTCTGGGCAAGCTGTCGCGCCGCTTTGGCGAAGGGTTGGTGAACGGCGCGCTGACCGCCCGCGTGGGTGTGGCCGCGATGGAGGTTTGTCGTCCGCTGCCGTTCCCCGCCGGCAAACGCCCGACCAGCCGGGGAATCGTTCAGCGCAGCCTGACGGGGCTGTTCGGCACAAAGGGAAGCTAG